In Bacillota bacterium, the genomic stretch AACCACCATAAAGGAGACTCACACCTAATGACAAAAATAGGGATCTATGCAGGGGTGACTGTGGTAATGCTGGTTGCTGGTATATTTACAGGCTGTATTGGGAGAGGGTCAAAGACTCCGACTTACAGTTTAATGGTAACTGTGGTTGATGATGCTGCCGGCACACCTATTGCAGGTGCTTCGGTGAAAGTGGTCGGAAAAGAGTTGGCTGAGAAGGAAACAAATGCCAGCGGGCAGGTTAGTTTTTCAAAATTAACAGGATCTGTGGAAATCTTGGTTGCAGCCCTCGGTTTTGTTTCCCAGGTTGAAACAGTGGCAATGAATAAAGAGCAGATGGTCACTATCCGACTCGCCATTGATGCGACAGGCACAGTTGTTAGAGATGCTGACGGACTAGAAGAGGCTCTTTGTGATCAAGAAGTGAAGAGCATCGTTGTAGCTGAGGACTTGGTTCTCTCGACAAAGCTCGTGATTGACCGCCCAGTTAAACTGGACTTACGCGGTAAGACCATCACCGGGGATGTGGAATACAGCTTTGAGGATCCGGAAGAATTAGAGTTAGTCGGTTCCGGACAGATCGATGGTGACCTAATTGTTAACGCTCCTAACGCTGCTGTTACAAATCGGCTTCAGGTTACTGGCTCTGTCTCAATTATCGATGTTGCCGGTGCTACCTGGCATGAGTATGCCACCGGAAATAACTTGGTTGTTTTGGATTCGGACCTTGAGGTAAATATCTATAACGGCGCTGAATCGATTGAGATCGGCGCTGATACCTGGGGGATCCGCCTCAAGATTCATGGTGGTACTGTAGCTGAGTTGACCGCTAACTCGAGTGTGACAGTATGGGGTGGCGATCTCATTAAGCTGGCAGCGGTGAATTCGTTTGGAGTGGTCTTTGATCTCAGTCCCCAAGAGGTAGGAGGCGATTTCAATCCTACCATTATTCAATCGTTCGTTCCAGGCACCGGCGGAACTATTCCGGCCCTGACTCCAGCGACCTTGGAGCCTGAAACCTTTGGTGGCCTTTATGTGCAGCGCTATCATCGGTGGCCTAGTATCAATACATCAACAGGTCATCCGGAGGTAGATATGTATTTTCCAACTCCCGCAAGCCTTGGGGGCGATGGGTATGTGCTACAATACTTTGATCCAGCTGACATGATGTGGAAGCAGTATGGCGATATTGAAACTAGTTCAGCTGAAAGTGATAATTTCTCAATTACCTATTGGAGTGAGACCAGGTTCCGCTTAATGATGGTAGGCGGTCCCCTTGATGGCTGCACCTCAAATGAGATCGAAGTTCCTGTTTCTCCGGTCCATACCTATTTCTCCAATTGGGGCATGTCCGGCAGCGAACCGTATGTAGGAGAAATTTACACTGGGTATGCGGCTGCCAAACGGATTTCTGATGGCAGCACTGTGGATGAGAGCTACTTCTCATACCAGTGGTATCGAGTAGATCCGATTACGATGGAAATGGAACCGATTCCAGGAGCCACAAGCATTCAGTATACGACTCAAAATGATGATGTCGGCTGTGCGCTCCTGCTTAGGGCCACTGGTGATGGAACGAATATCGGCGGTGCGGTGCAGATCTTTGCTTCAAGCTTGTATGATCAGAGCCCAAAACCAATTTTAATTCCCAACAAAGCCTATATCTCTGATGTGGGACCAACTGGTTTGACCTTAAACCTGCATAAGAAGATAGCGAGCTTGGCAAAGGAAGAAATCGTAATCTGGGCATATGGCCCGGATGCTCCTAATGAGCCTCTGGAAATTAAGTCGGTAGCCTTTGTGCCGGGTTCGCAGGCGAAGATAGTAATCGAAGCTGACATTCCCGCTGGCCTCGAATCCATCTGGTTGACAGCCAAGACTGGAAACTGGGGAACGGTATCGAACTATCGCGGAGAAGGAGTCCATTATATCAGGAGTGAAGTGATCTACAACTTTTAAATATGCATCTCTGCTATAAGCAGTAAAGCGGCACAGTAATTTGTTTCAGTAACTACAAATTACCCGTCAGAAGCGAAAAGTGTTCTCTTCTGACGGGTTTTTTTAGGGATTGGGCAGTTAGGTATCCATGTCATCTTGCAAATTGATCTGGTATTTTCTCATTTCCTCTTGGCTCAATGCTGCAATCACTCTGGAGACATGCAGGTCATCTTTAACCTGAGCAATGGCAACCCATTCTGCTTTCTTAAGGATCTGTTTATTCGCATCTAACTCCGGGTCAGACCCAACGCTGATTTGCTGCTTGTCATCTAGGGGTTCAGCAAGATAGCAGTATTCAGTCCCGGCTGAATACTTGCGTTCGAACAAGAATCTTAAGACCTTGATATCGAGATTAATTTCCTCCTTAGCCTCTCGAACTGCCGCTTCTTCATGGGTTTCACCTTCTTCAATTCCTCCGCCGGGAAGAGTCCAAAACGATCGATGTTCTTCTACCACTTTGACCATCGCTATTCTTCCCTTGGAAATTACCGCCGAAGAAGCTCTTTCTCTACCCATAATCAGGACCACCTTCACTTAGTTTTTGGCATGGTCGCATCCACGCCCATCACCAAATCTAGGTCTTGGAAACTATGTTCACCATGGCAGTTAATTTACCTGCATAGTGTTAGTTGTGCGAAACTTTATTCAGAAGATGAAAAAATCATTGACTTGGAGAATTGCCGCGGGGTATAATAAGTATAACAAGTTATACAAGTAAGTTGATGTAAACTGCGATACATTAATTGTGATGGGAGGTTTTCGGATGAACAGCAGTCAAAAAGAGGGTAAGTTCATGGGCTCAGTAAAAGTAGGACCAAAAGGACAAATTGTTATTCCTAAAGATGTGCGTGATATGTTTGGCATTAAACCGGGAGACACTTTGGTTTTGCTTGCTGATATCCAAAAAGGCATTGCAATTGAACGCCTTGAGGTTCTTAGTGAAATTGCCGATGCGGTTCTTGAAGGGAGAGCAAAGGATTTGGATCCAGACCATGATGATCAAGATAGGGTAGCTTTTGCTTGGGGGATAAAAAAGATGCGGGAAGAAAGGGGAGATGATGAGTGATTGCAATCCAAACGGAAAATCTGACCAAAAGGTATAAGGATAA encodes the following:
- a CDS encoding NUDIX domain-containing protein → MGRERASSAVISKGRIAMVKVVEEHRSFWTLPGGGIEEGETHEEAAVREAKEEINLDIKVLRFLFERKYSAGTEYCYLAEPLDDKQQISVGSDPELDANKQILKKAEWVAIAQVKDDLHVSRVIAALSQEEMRKYQINLQDDMDT
- a CDS encoding AbrB/MazE/SpoVT family DNA-binding domain-containing protein produces the protein MNSSQKEGKFMGSVKVGPKGQIVIPKDVRDMFGIKPGDTLVLLADIQKGIAIERLEVLSEIADAVLEGRAKDLDPDHDDQDRVAFAWGIKKMREERGDDE